Proteins from a single region of Echeneis naucrates chromosome 14, fEcheNa1.1, whole genome shotgun sequence:
- the mpp1 gene encoding 55 kDa erythrocyte membrane protein gives MTLKSNKNEPAVILESVNSVRTALSDLYLEQLLQNKPKSDKAAMQTYENKGAEVYTNGSAKHVNDKELTKMREVAFEKNPSEPMGITLKLNDKQRCTVARILHGGMIHRQGSLNEGDEIAEINGKSVSNQTVDQLQKILKESNGIVTMKIIPNLQSRSQACEMYMRAQFDYDPAKDDIIPCKEAGLKFQTGDIIQIINKQDPNWWQGSVESSAADFAGLIPSPELQEWRVASKSKAREGSQSCSPFGKKKKCKDKYLAKHSSIFDQLDVISYEEVVKLPAFKRKTLVLIGAPGVGRRHIKSALLAKYPEKFSYPSTHTTRPQRKDEEHGQEYYFISNETMTKCISGNELLEYGSFQGNMFGTKIETIQKIHEQGKIAVLDVEPQTLKVLRNADFAPLVVFIAPTNTAPQTENLQMIQKESDAILSTYRHFFDVVLVNNDVDETVKGVEEAIERATSTPQWVPVSWVY, from the exons ATGACgttaaaatccaataaaaacGAACCGGCTGTTATACTGGAGTCTGTCAACAGCGTCCGGACAGCCCTCTCCGATCTCTACCTGGAGCAGCTCCTTCAAAACAAGCCAAAGTCTGACAAG gcagCTATGCAAACCTATGAAAATAAAGGAGCTGAGGTTTACACCAATGGCAGTGCTAAACACGTGAATGACAAAGAGCTGACCAAGATGAGAGAGGTAGCATTTGAAAAGAATCCCTCAGAGCCAATG GGCATCACTCTGAAGCTGAATGACAAGCAAAGGTGCACCGTGGCCAGAATATTACACGGGGGCATGATCCACAGACAAG GCTCCTTAAACGAAGGGGATGAAATAGCAGAAATCAATGGGAAAAGTGTATCAAACCAAACGGTGGACCAGCTACAAAAGATTTTG AAAGAATCCAATGGAATAGTCACAATGAAGATCATCCCCAACCTGCAGAGTCGATCCCAGGCCTGTGAG ATGTACATGAGGGCCCAGTTTGACTATGACCCCGCTAAGGATGACATCATCCCATGCAAAGAGGCAGGTCTAAAGTTTCAAACCGGCGACATCATTCAGATTATCAACAAGCAGGATCCAAACTGGTGGCAAGGCAGTGTGGAGAGCAGTGCTGCTGACTTCGCTGGTCTCATACCTTCCCCGGAGCTCCAAGAATG GAGAGTGGCAAGTAAAAGCAAGGCCAGAGAGGGCAGTCAGTCCTGCAGCCcatttggaaagaaaaagaagtgcaAAGACAAGTACCTGGCAAAGCACAGCTCAA tttttgacCAGCTGGATGTGATTTCATATGAGGAAGTTGTTAAGCTTCCAgcatttaaaaggaaaacacttGTGCTCATTG GTGCACCTGGTGTTGGAAGGCGCCACATCAAAAGCGCACTATTGGCCAAATACCCAGAGAAGTTTTCCTACCCCTCAACAC ACACCACCAGACCCCAACGTAAGGACGAGGAGCACGGGCAGGagtattatttcatttccaatGAAACCATGACCAAGTGCATCTCTGGGAATGAGCTACTGGAATATGGCAGCTTCCAGGGAAATATGTTTGGCACCAAAATCGAAACCATCCAGAAAATCCATGAGCAGGGAAAAATTGCTGTGCTGGATGTAGAACCACAG ACCCTGAAAGTCTTGCGGAATGCTGATTTTGCTCCTCTTGTGGTGTTCATCGCACCGACCAACACAGCTCCCCAG ACGGAAAACCTGCAGATGATCCAGAAAGAATCGGATGCCATTCTGAGCACATATAGACACTTCTTCGACGTGGTCCTCGTCAATAATGACGTGGATGAAACTGTAAAAGGTGTGGAGGAGGCCATTGAGCGCGCCACTTCCACTCCGCAGTGGGTGCCTGTATCGTGGGTGTACTGA